In Streptococcus dysgalactiae subsp. dysgalactiae, the following are encoded in one genomic region:
- a CDS encoding phage tail tip lysozyme yields MTREQQKVKVARKTFQSSLKASRTHYRREKKGLKRSLPKRRFIMRRAEKAETREQRQALKQTYQEEKDLATDTFKEAISYVSPRWLKSKEIEKYRLPQARQRLAVARKHLAEVKMAEKEEAATPKFTYQKKPTESKTSRFQFQKEKPLERLQAEKEVKSAKRDVIQLKKAHQFKNPLIKVKRGLRYVASDSLDVVAQDDDLERIRTLKESVIKGRGYGRFTYQSGKLLVKSGQTGLRFTKTKVTHSRERYQNFKKGKGFTRQNPLKPRRRYHTFLKQARRHSVSGITGVIQAIKNSLTFFSSIALNPMTWVVSGFLFFLLLMMSFVIGISGTTLIQQDESELTKAYTHMTWEDAENTRTNPTGITYYTKIDDVMGFMNLKYQDYALDEVMEEGDKTYQSYLSQLWQDLNGGDSLKSMLELSKEATYKLSDDDREDLKELSEEGTYLALQELDNPFQGQTEDDALTMAVRYGYEVIDDKPTLHHHIILEAKENQVIVAPMDGKVSLDGENIIITSGKGLNKAQLTLFNSNSGRVNDGQKVQAGEVIGKTKDGTGLKVIYQKVDDDSEKLVYVNPAFYFPKVIQLQTTILPTIGQFGGDEFARAKAIYEYLKSQGATNQAIAAILGNWSVESSINPKRAEGDYLSPPVGATDSSWDDEGWLSLNGPAIYNGRYPNILRRGLGLGQWTDTADGSRRHTLLLEYAKRKNQKWYDLGLQLDFMLNGDNPYYTNWLKDFFKNSGSPASLAQVFLIYWEGNSGDKLLERQTRANEWYYQIEKGFSQPNGGTAQSDPKALEAVRGDLYDNSIPGGGDGMGYAYGQCTWGVAARINQLGLKLKGRNGEKIPIISTMGNGQDWVATAARLGGETGKLPKAGAIISFAGGGHGSPTEYGHVAFVEKVYPDGSFLISETNYNGNPNYTFRKLSGVDSTISFAYTTK; encoded by the coding sequence ATGACAAGAGAGCAACAGAAGGTCAAGGTGGCCCGTAAAACCTTTCAGAGTAGTTTAAAGGCTAGCCGTACCCATTACCGCAGGGAGAAGAAGGGGTTAAAACGCTCACTTCCTAAACGACGCTTTATCATGCGCCGAGCTGAGAAAGCTGAAACAAGGGAACAACGTCAGGCCTTAAAACAAACCTATCAGGAGGAAAAAGACCTAGCGACAGATACCTTTAAGGAAGCCATTTCCTATGTATCTCCCAGATGGCTAAAAAGTAAGGAAATTGAGAAGTATCGGCTTCCTCAAGCCAGACAGCGCCTAGCAGTCGCGAGAAAACACTTGGCAGAGGTCAAGATGGCCGAAAAAGAGGAGGCTGCTACCCCTAAGTTTACCTATCAGAAAAAGCCAACAGAATCAAAAACGTCACGGTTTCAGTTTCAAAAAGAAAAACCTCTTGAACGCCTTCAGGCAGAAAAAGAGGTGAAATCAGCTAAGCGTGACGTGATACAACTAAAAAAAGCACATCAGTTTAAGAACCCCTTGATCAAGGTCAAACGAGGGTTACGCTATGTCGCTTCAGACTCACTGGATGTAGTCGCTCAAGATGATGACTTGGAGAGAATCAGAACTCTAAAAGAGTCTGTGATTAAAGGAAGAGGCTATGGGAGATTTACTTATCAGTCAGGAAAACTCCTTGTCAAAAGTGGGCAGACAGGTCTTCGGTTTACTAAGACGAAAGTCACTCATAGTAGGGAGCGGTATCAGAATTTTAAAAAGGGGAAAGGCTTTACTCGTCAGAACCCTTTAAAACCAAGAAGACGTTACCACACCTTTCTCAAACAAGCTAGAAGGCACAGTGTGTCAGGAATAACAGGGGTTATTCAAGCGATTAAGAATAGCCTGACCTTCTTTTCATCGATTGCCCTTAATCCTATGACTTGGGTCGTGTCAGGCTTTTTGTTTTTCTTGCTTTTGATGATGAGTTTTGTTATAGGAATTTCAGGAACCACTCTCATTCAACAGGATGAGAGTGAACTGACAAAAGCCTATACGCACATGACGTGGGAAGATGCGGAAAACACCCGAACCAACCCCACTGGCATTACCTACTACACCAAGATTGATGACGTCATGGGCTTTATGAATCTCAAGTATCAAGATTATGCTTTAGATGAGGTCATGGAAGAAGGGGATAAAACTTATCAATCCTATTTGAGTCAACTTTGGCAGGACTTAAACGGTGGGGATTCTTTAAAATCCATGCTTGAGTTAAGTAAGGAGGCTACCTATAAGCTCTCTGATGACGATAGAGAAGACTTAAAGGAATTAAGTGAGGAAGGCACCTACCTTGCCCTCCAAGAATTGGATAATCCATTTCAGGGACAGACTGAAGACGATGCGCTAACCATGGCGGTCCGCTATGGCTATGAGGTGATTGATGACAAGCCAACCCTCCATCACCATATCATTCTAGAAGCTAAAGAAAATCAAGTGATTGTGGCTCCCATGGATGGTAAGGTCTCCCTAGATGGTGAGAACATTATCATCACGTCAGGTAAGGGACTGAATAAAGCTCAGCTGACCCTATTTAATAGTAATAGTGGTCGAGTGAACGATGGCCAAAAGGTCCAAGCAGGGGAAGTGATTGGTAAAACCAAGGATGGTACTGGTCTAAAAGTGATTTATCAAAAGGTTGACGATGATTCAGAGAAACTGGTTTACGTCAATCCAGCCTTTTACTTTCCTAAAGTCATTCAACTCCAAACGACGATTCTACCTACCATTGGTCAATTTGGAGGCGATGAGTTTGCGAGAGCCAAAGCTATCTATGAGTATTTGAAGAGTCAAGGGGCGACTAATCAAGCGATTGCGGCTATTTTAGGAAACTGGTCAGTAGAATCCTCAATCAATCCCAAACGAGCTGAAGGTGACTATTTATCGCCTCCTGTTGGTGCAACGGATAGTTCTTGGGACGATGAGGGGTGGTTGTCTCTAAATGGTCCAGCTATCTATAATGGCAGGTACCCCAATATTCTAAGACGTGGCTTAGGCTTAGGGCAGTGGACAGATACGGCAGATGGGTCACGCAGGCATACCTTATTATTAGAGTATGCCAAACGAAAAAACCAGAAGTGGTATGACTTAGGCTTACAACTGGATTTTATGCTAAATGGGGATAATCCTTACTATACCAACTGGTTAAAAGACTTTTTCAAAAATTCAGGAAGCCCAGCTAGCCTTGCCCAAGTCTTTCTCATTTATTGGGAGGGAAATAGTGGTGATAAACTCCTAGAGCGACAAACCAGAGCTAATGAGTGGTATTACCAAATTGAGAAAGGCTTTAGCCAACCAAATGGTGGAACTGCCCAGAGTGATCCAAAAGCGCTGGAAGCGGTTCGGGGCGATCTTTATGACAATTCTATTCCAGGTGGAGGTGACGGTATGGGCTATGCCTATGGGCAATGCACTTGGGGAGTAGCTGCTCGTATCAACCAATTGGGGTTGAAACTCAAAGGCCGAAACGGTGAGAAAATTCCAATCATCAGTACCATGGGAAATGGTCAAGACTGGGTAGCAACAGCAGCACGTCTTGGTGGAGAAACAGGTAAGCTACCAAAAGCAGGAGCTATTATCTCCTTTGCGGGAGGAGGTCATGGGTCGCCAACAGAATACGGTCATGTCGCCTTTGTCGAGAAAGTTTACCCAGATGGGTCTTTCCTTATCTCAGAAACCAACTATAATGGCAATCCTAACTATACCTTCCGTAAGTTATCAGGAGTCGATAGTACGATTAGTTTTGCCTATACGACGAAATAA
- a CDS encoding type IV toxin-antitoxin system AbiEi family antitoxin domain-containing protein produces MDLLEKPVYDYIKKNHGVITFRDIEELNFSYQQLNQLVSKGKVESIERGIYHLPDTYIDDFFSLQYRFPKGIYSLDTALWLHGLSLTVPFEPVMTFPFGTNTRLMKEAGVKPIVARNHHEIGIIKLERQAGQFISVYDMERTLVECLRTAYHVDVQVIAPAFQAYFKKGAVNYAKLYHYAQLFKVTEKLQSYVEVLS; encoded by the coding sequence ATGGATCTGTTAGAGAAACCTGTTTATGATTATATAAAAAAAAATCATGGAGTTATAACTTTTCGTGATATAGAAGAGCTTAACTTTTCTTACCAACAACTGAATCAATTGGTCTCAAAAGGTAAAGTGGAATCAATTGAAAGAGGGATTTATCATCTGCCTGATACCTATATTGATGATTTCTTTAGTTTACAGTATCGTTTTCCAAAAGGAATTTATTCCTTAGACACAGCACTATGGTTACATGGCCTTTCCCTCACTGTTCCATTTGAACCTGTGATGACTTTTCCTTTTGGGACGAACACGAGGCTAATGAAAGAAGCTGGTGTTAAGCCGATTGTTGCTAGAAATCATCATGAAATCGGTATTATAAAACTAGAGCGACAGGCTGGACAGTTTATCTCAGTATATGATATGGAACGAACTTTGGTAGAGTGTTTGCGAACAGCTTATCATGTTGATGTTCAAGTCATTGCTCCAGCGTTTCAAGCTTACTTTAAAAAAGGAGCTGTGAATTATGCCAAGTTGTACCACTATGCACAACTATTTAAAGTCACTGAAAAGCTACAATCTTATGTGGAGGTCTTGTCGTGA
- a CDS encoding nucleotidyl transferase AbiEii/AbiGii toxin family protein → MKFSNANSFKAKIKNIAREKGIPAQQVQQNYLIEKILKLISESRYKDSFIVKGGFLIGQMIGLDKRTTMDLDVTLKGQPLSEENIQKIFKEIVSQPSEGFQFEVDMLEPIRQDDEYGGFTLKLKATFDTLREVVFIDITTGDRITPREITYQLQSVFSENKLEVWTYNLETVLAEKLETIIRRGAASTRPRDRYDLYTLYHLRKDEIDIPILKTALNNTAKKRESLDVLINWESQLEVIRSSDYQNQLWSRYQKSFRYASEISFEESVEVVAIILNQLGG, encoded by the coding sequence GTGAAATTTTCAAATGCCAATAGCTTCAAAGCGAAAATTAAGAATATTGCAAGAGAAAAAGGGATACCTGCTCAACAAGTTCAGCAGAACTATTTGATTGAAAAAATCTTAAAACTCATCTCTGAAAGTCGGTATAAAGATTCTTTCATTGTGAAAGGTGGATTCCTTATCGGACAGATGATTGGCTTAGATAAACGAACAACAATGGATTTAGATGTTACTTTGAAAGGTCAACCTCTTAGCGAGGAAAATATTCAAAAAATCTTCAAAGAAATTGTAAGTCAACCTTCTGAAGGTTTTCAATTTGAAGTTGATATGTTAGAGCCAATTCGACAAGATGACGAATATGGTGGCTTTACCCTTAAACTCAAGGCAACATTCGATACCCTACGTGAAGTTGTCTTTATTGATATAACAACAGGTGATCGGATAACGCCACGAGAAATTACTTATCAATTGCAGTCTGTTTTTTCAGAGAATAAGCTAGAAGTTTGGACTTATAATTTAGAAACTGTTCTTGCTGAAAAATTAGAAACGATTATTCGTCGAGGAGCTGCTTCAACTAGACCTCGTGATCGCTATGACCTCTACACATTGTATCACCTTCGAAAAGATGAGATTGATATCCCAATATTGAAAACTGCTCTAAACAATACTGCTAAAAAAAGAGAAAGCTTAGATGTTTTGATAAATTGGGAAAGTCAATTAGAGGTAATCCGTAGCTCTGACTATCAGAATCAGCTTTGGTCTCGTTATCAAAAATCATTTAGGTATGCCAGTGAAATTAGTTTTGAGGAGTCGGTAGAAGTGGTGGCAATTATTTTAAATCAATTAGGGGGTTAG
- a CDS encoding SspB-related isopeptide-forming adhesin translates to MTKQCHHHFLVNQEKAEKHVFRKSKKYRTLCSVALGTMVTAVVTWGGQVAQADEVVTPSLDKTVQLTENPATNLPEAQPTPVVEQTDSLASTGQSDGAIMVTVPHDVVTQAVNQATAKGVTTVQDQPMDLGNTTSASETSKQLDKAEADAAKQAEAITQVTNTYKADKAIYEQDKTRVEQGNAALAASHKDATQAGKTLNHSVDSTVSKIKGQDQSAIVTVTTQTVPSGDGSTVSGYQDYTSAVAAIDKQNKDNLSEYESKKKDADAIVAKNLVTQKENEASLAKAKADNEAITKRNQAGQQAIDDENKAGQAAVDVYNKDQQKLVTDREAEIAAITKRNKEKEEAAKKENEAIDTYNAKEMERYKRDLAEISKVEEGYISQALAQALNLNNGEPQARHSADTRNPNRIVAKGDAMLGGYSKILDSTGFFVYDTFKTGETLSFTYQNLQNARFDGKKITKVAYDITNLVSPTGTNAVQLVVPNDPTEGFIAYRNDGTSNWRTDKMEFRVKAKYFFEDGSQVSFTKEKPGVFTHSSLNHNDIGLEYVKDTSGKFVPINGSTIQVTNEGLARSLGSNRASDLKLPEEWDTSYSKYAYKGAIVSTVTSGNTYTVTFGQGDMPQNVGLSYWFALNTLPVARTVKPYSPKPHVTPKLEPVPEPVKVVPKTFTPKTFTPEPPVSFKEKPLEKVTQPSLTLTKVTLPKDPTPEPLPKAPQVPTVHYHDYRLTTTPEIVKEVINTDQVNLHDKTVAKDSTVIYPLTVDAFSPNRAKTTSLTFEDYLPAGYAFDKEKTQAENGNYTLTFDAAKNFVTLTAKEALLQEVNQDLTKSYQLVAPKLYGSLQNDGASYSNSYKLLINKGTPNAYTVTSNVVTVRTPGDGTTTSRIDPKKRNENEDGVVINDTVVALGTTNHYRLTWDLDQYKGDISSKETVARGFFFVDDYPEEVLDLVDKGTSITTPEGKALSGITVKTYASLSEAPKDLQDKLAHAKISPKGAFQVFMPNDNQAFYDQYVKTGTSLNLVTKMTVKDDLYGKTATYRNKAYQVDFGNGYETDEVINTLVSPTPKKQSLNKDKVDINGKPMVVGSQNHYTLSWDLDQYRGIKADKAQIAQGFYFVDDYPEEALLPDDAGIQLVTTDGKAVSGVTVKTYTSLLEAPKNLQAALSKRKISPKGAFQVFMAEDPQAFYDSYVTKGQNITIITPMTVRESMLNSGKSYDNVAYQVDFGQAYETNTVTNHVPKVNPHKSNTNKESVSIDGKTVLPNTVNYYKIVLDYSQYKDLVVTEDVLAKGFYMVDDYPEEALSLNADGIQVMDKAGTLAKGISVKAYASLSEAPKVVQDAMAKRQFIPKGAIQVLSADDPKAFYEAYVKTGQTLVVTLPMTIKNELTKTGGKYENTAYQIDFGLAYVTETVVNNVPKLDPQKDVVIDLSQKEKSLDGKEVALNQVFNYRLVGALIPGNRATPLIEYRFDDDYDESHDDYNGVYKAYTLVDVTLKDGTVLPKGTEVTKYTLQHVDTSKGTVTISFDKEFLEKLAEESEFQVDVYVQMKRITSGEVENTVLHTVNGYTISSNTVKTTTPEPEPPTPTQPTPPQPPIPTQEPPVPASVLPNTGESQSLLALVGGGLLLGLAYGLSKRKMEDN, encoded by the coding sequence ATGACCAAACAATGTCATCATCACTTTTTAGTCAATCAGGAAAAAGCAGAAAAACACGTCTTCCGTAAAAGTAAGAAGTACCGTACGCTTTGTTCGGTGGCTCTTGGAACTATGGTGACGGCTGTTGTCACTTGGGGTGGCCAAGTAGCACAAGCTGATGAAGTGGTAACACCCTCGCTGGATAAAACCGTTCAGTTGACAGAAAATCCTGCGACCAACTTACCAGAAGCTCAGCCAACTCCAGTTGTTGAACAGACGGATAGCCTTGCCTCAACTGGTCAATCAGATGGGGCTATCATGGTTACGGTTCCTCATGATGTTGTGACACAGGCTGTTAATCAAGCAACTGCTAAAGGAGTTACTACTGTTCAAGACCAACCTATGGACTTGGGAAATACGACTTCTGCGAGTGAGACCAGTAAGCAATTGGATAAGGCGGAAGCTGATGCTGCTAAGCAGGCTGAAGCCATCACTCAGGTGACCAATACCTATAAAGCGGATAAAGCGATTTATGAACAAGATAAAACTCGTGTTGAACAAGGGAATGCTGCGTTGGCTGCTAGTCATAAAGACGCCACTCAAGCAGGAAAAACCTTGAACCATTCAGTGGATAGCACAGTTTCAAAAATCAAAGGCCAAGATCAGTCGGCTATTGTGACCGTTACCACTCAAACAGTACCATCAGGAGATGGCTCAACTGTTTCAGGCTATCAGGATTATACCTCTGCGGTAGCTGCTATTGATAAGCAAAATAAGGACAATCTATCTGAATACGAATCAAAGAAAAAAGATGCAGATGCCATTGTCGCAAAGAACTTAGTGACTCAAAAGGAAAATGAAGCGAGTCTTGCTAAAGCAAAGGCTGATAATGAAGCTATTACTAAACGCAATCAAGCTGGGCAACAAGCGATAGATGACGAAAATAAGGCTGGTCAAGCTGCTGTGGATGTCTACAATAAAGACCAACAAAAATTGGTGACAGACCGTGAAGCTGAGATTGCTGCTATCACGAAACGCAATAAGGAAAAAGAAGAAGCCGCCAAGAAAGAAAATGAAGCGATTGATACCTACAACGCCAAAGAAATGGAGCGCTATAAACGTGATTTAGCTGAGATTTCAAAAGTTGAGGAAGGCTACATCTCACAAGCTCTTGCTCAGGCTTTAAATTTGAATAATGGAGAACCACAAGCACGCCATTCAGCTGATACAAGAAACCCAAATCGTATCGTTGCAAAAGGTGACGCTATGCTTGGTGGGTATTCTAAAATCCTAGATTCTACTGGTTTCTTTGTCTATGATACTTTCAAAACGGGAGAAACCCTTTCCTTTACCTATCAAAATCTTCAAAATGCTCGCTTTGATGGTAAGAAAATCACAAAAGTAGCCTATGACATTACAAACCTTGTTTCTCCAACTGGAACTAATGCCGTGCAGTTAGTCGTGCCAAATGACCCAACAGAAGGCTTTATCGCTTACCGTAATGATGGGACAAGCAATTGGCGAACAGACAAGATGGAGTTTCGTGTCAAGGCCAAGTATTTCTTTGAAGATGGCTCACAAGTCAGCTTCACCAAGGAAAAACCAGGTGTCTTTACTCATTCCTCACTCAACCACAATGACATCGGTTTAGAGTATGTAAAAGACACATCAGGTAAGTTTGTTCCTATCAATGGCTCAACCATTCAAGTAACTAACGAAGGTTTGGCTCGTTCACTTGGGTCAAACCGTGCCAGTGATTTGAAGCTTCCTGAAGAATGGGATACGTCATATAGTAAGTATGCCTATAAAGGAGCAATTGTCTCAACGGTTACATCAGGCAACACCTATACGGTGACCTTTGGTCAGGGGGATATGCCCCAAAATGTTGGTCTCTCTTATTGGTTTGCCTTAAATACCCTTCCAGTTGCACGGACGGTTAAACCTTATAGTCCAAAACCACATGTGACACCAAAGTTAGAGCCAGTTCCAGAACCCGTTAAGGTTGTGCCAAAAACCTTTACCCCAAAAACCTTTACCCCAGAGCCACCTGTGAGCTTTAAGGAAAAACCATTAGAGAAAGTTACTCAGCCTAGCCTAACACTTACCAAGGTGACCTTGCCTAAAGACCCTACGCCAGAACCGTTACCAAAAGCACCACAAGTGCCAACGGTTCATTATCACGACTATCGTCTGACAACGACTCCTGAAATTGTTAAGGAAGTTATCAATACCGACCAAGTGAACCTTCATGACAAAACGGTCGCAAAAGATTCAACGGTCATTTATCCCTTAACCGTAGATGCTTTTTCTCCAAATCGAGCCAAAACCACTAGCCTCACCTTTGAAGATTACCTTCCGGCAGGCTATGCCTTTGATAAAGAAAAAACGCAGGCAGAAAACGGAAATTATACCCTTACCTTTGATGCTGCTAAGAATTTTGTGACCTTGACCGCAAAGGAAGCCTTGCTTCAAGAGGTCAACCAAGACCTCACCAAGTCTTATCAACTGGTGGCTCCGAAACTTTACGGTAGCCTTCAAAATGATGGAGCAAGCTATTCCAACAGTTATAAGCTCCTCATCAATAAAGGAACGCCAAACGCCTATACGGTGACTTCAAATGTCGTAACAGTGCGTACGCCTGGTGATGGGACAACCACTAGCCGTATTGACCCTAAGAAACGCAATGAAAATGAAGATGGTGTGGTCATTAACGATACAGTGGTGGCTTTAGGCACAACTAACCATTACCGTTTGACCTGGGATTTAGACCAATACAAGGGAGATATCTCTTCTAAAGAGACGGTTGCTCGTGGTTTCTTCTTTGTGGATGATTACCCAGAAGAAGTTCTTGACTTGGTAGACAAGGGAACAAGTATCACCACTCCTGAAGGCAAAGCTTTATCAGGGATTACTGTTAAGACTTATGCGTCGCTGTCAGAAGCGCCTAAAGACCTTCAAGATAAACTCGCTCATGCTAAGATTTCTCCTAAAGGGGCTTTCCAAGTCTTTATGCCTAATGATAATCAGGCTTTCTATGACCAGTATGTTAAAACAGGCACCTCTTTGAACCTTGTCACTAAAATGACAGTGAAAGATGACCTCTATGGGAAAACGGCAACCTATCGAAACAAAGCCTACCAAGTGGATTTTGGCAATGGCTATGAAACCGATGAGGTGATCAATACCCTTGTTAGCCCAACACCTAAAAAACAAAGCCTTAATAAGGATAAGGTGGACATTAACGGAAAACCGATGGTAGTGGGTTCACAAAACCACTATACCTTGTCATGGGACTTAGACCAATACCGAGGCATTAAGGCCGATAAGGCTCAGATTGCACAAGGGTTTTACTTTGTGGATGACTATCCCGAAGAAGCTCTATTACCAGATGATGCAGGCATTCAACTTGTGACAACTGACGGCAAAGCAGTGTCAGGTGTGACGGTAAAAACTTATACGAGTTTATTAGAAGCTCCTAAAAACCTACAAGCAGCCCTATCAAAACGCAAGATTTCTCCTAAAGGAGCTTTCCAAGTCTTTATGGCAGAAGATCCGCAAGCCTTTTATGATTCTTATGTAACGAAAGGTCAAAACATCACCATCATCACTCCTATGACTGTTCGTGAGTCTATGCTTAATTCAGGAAAGTCTTATGACAATGTAGCTTATCAAGTAGACTTTGGACAAGCCTATGAAACCAATACGGTAACGAATCACGTGCCAAAAGTAAACCCTCATAAGTCCAATACCAATAAAGAGAGCGTGTCTATTGATGGGAAGACCGTTCTTCCAAATACCGTCAATTACTATAAGATTGTTCTGGATTACAGTCAGTACAAGGACTTGGTGGTGACGGAGGATGTTCTTGCAAAAGGTTTTTACATGGTGGATGATTACCCCGAAGAAGCGCTTAGCCTCAATGCAGATGGTATCCAAGTGATGGATAAGGCAGGAACTCTTGCCAAAGGGATTTCGGTGAAAGCCTATGCCTCATTGTCGGAAGCGCCTAAAGTGGTTCAAGATGCTATGGCCAAACGCCAGTTCATACCCAAAGGAGCCATTCAAGTTTTAAGCGCTGATGATCCAAAAGCGTTCTACGAGGCTTATGTTAAAACTGGTCAAACCTTAGTGGTGACCCTTCCAATGACCATTAAGAATGAGCTGACAAAAACTGGTGGGAAGTATGAAAACACCGCTTATCAGATTGACTTTGGTTTGGCTTATGTGACAGAGACTGTGGTTAATAATGTGCCAAAACTAGACCCACAAAAAGATGTGGTGATTGATTTGTCACAAAAGGAGAAAAGTCTTGATGGAAAAGAAGTTGCTTTGAATCAGGTCTTTAACTACCGCTTGGTGGGAGCACTTATTCCTGGTAATCGTGCGACACCACTCATCGAATACCGCTTTGACGATGATTACGATGAAAGCCATGACGACTATAACGGTGTTTACAAGGCTTATACCTTAGTAGATGTGACTCTAAAAGATGGAACGGTTTTACCAAAAGGGACAGAAGTGACCAAGTACACACTACAACATGTCGACACGTCAAAAGGAACGGTTACCATCAGTTTTGATAAGGAATTCCTTGAAAAACTAGCTGAAGAATCCGAGTTTCAGGTTGATGTTTACGTGCAGATGAAACGAATCACTTCAGGTGAAGTAGAAAATACGGTACTACATACCGTCAATGGCTACACTATCAGTTCAAACACGGTTAAAACAACTACTCCTGAACCAGAGCCACCAACTCCGACTCAACCAACCCCACCCCAACCACCTATTCCAACACAAGAACCACCAGTTCCAGCAAGTGTCTTACCAAATACAGGAGAGAGTCAATCCCTCTTGGCGCTTGTCGGTGGAGGACTTCTTTTAGGTCTAGCTTACGGACTTTCTAAACGCAAAATGGAGGACAACTAG
- a CDS encoding thrombospondin type 3 repeat-containing protein produces the protein MEPKNIYTRDSDQDGLTDAQELALGTNPFSNDTDSDGLTDLEEVQQGLNPIQQRKESSYGLEL, from the coding sequence ATGGAACCTAAAAACATTTACACAAGAGATTCAGACCAAGATGGTCTAACGGATGCTCAAGAGTTAGCTTTAGGGACTAATCCTTTTAGCAATGATACGGATAGTGACGGACTGACAGACCTAGAAGAAGTCCAACAAGGCTTGAATCCAATTCAACAGCGTAAGGAGAGCAGTTATGGCTTGGAATTATGA